The region gtctagtatcctagtgcccatgtcacgacatgactttgttgacggcttgcttgacctgtccctgtctcaagtcaatcatgtgaaaaattccttgggtcgattgcttgatctatgctttgtatcggatccgaccatagtgttgttaacccgagcccttctgctcactatacctgaagatgcctaccaccctactttcgaggtgtcgctagatataggaccaactgtattggatcggtcgagtaggctgCCCGAACGTGTCCGcagctttcgtaaagccgagtttgcgaagcttaataacctcattagggattttgattggtccgctttgtacttgtgcactgatgtcacaaaatgcacaaacattttttacaatgctcttggcacatttttcgATTATTGTGTcgcgctttcttgtccgacaagatctggaaaacccccttggtttaccaaagagttatccagtctaaaaaacttaaaatcaagactttataaaacatttcaagaagtgggttctcctacttctcactctcgctatgtattagctcggtcaaacttttcagttcttaatgctcaatgctataagaactacctatctcgatgcaggatacgtttttctcaggaccctaaacagttttacagcttcgtaaacagtaagcgtagaacgtccgcacacccatcctcgctatcattttgtaatacgtcggcaaataatgatcaggcaattgccgatctttttgcccaaatcttccaaaccacctattctgaggaaagctactctggtcatcagtcacttgttaaatgaatgttccatacttcatgatcttcgactagttaatactgtgttttcaccgggtccagacggggttccaggttgtgtactcaggtactgcgccgaggctctgtgtggacctttgcttaaactattcaccctgtccattgattcttcttgcttccccccgatctggaaggaatcgtttataatttctctccataaaaaaggtagcaagtctgatgcaaaaaattatagaggtatagcaaagttatccgctattcccaaaatgtttgagaaggttttaactccgcacttgcaacatctctgcaagtcacttatatctccagctcagcatggatttataaggcggcgatcaaccaccacgaacttgttagagtttacctctttcattattaaaggctttgtAACAatgtaacttacagacggatgttatttacaccgactttagtaaagcattcgactctgtaaaccattcccttttagcgcataaacttgaccttttagggtttccgcccaacctcctgagatagatttctagctatctttgttctaagtctcaaagagtcctcttcaaaaactccctctctttaccagtaaaggtttcttcgggagtaccacaaggcagccatctaggcctcttactcttcacactctttattaatgacttaccttcagtattaacatactctcgagtacttatgtatgcggatgatgttaaactctgtgtccagtataaggacatttcatttcattctcgcttgcaatccgatctcaatagctttcagtcatggtgttgtgcaaacttacaccttaatgcctccaaatgcaaagttatgacatttcatcgttctagccctttgttggctccctacatcctatttggtggttctcttgagagaattaccctggtggatgatctgggtgttatgttagaccccaagttaaagttttctgaacacatttctaccatggtaaataaggccatgggcgtgcttgggtttattaagaggtggtcaaaggaatttgacgacccctatataacaaagactctctatacctcgcttgttcgtccgatcttagaatacggctcctgtgtatggtgcactcagtacaaagtacaccaagaccgtatagaatcagtacagaaaaactttttactctttgctctgaggggccttaactgggatgcgggtgtaagactcccatcttactctagtagactactattagtaaacctcccatccttagttaaccgtagaaaaatgcttggtgtgatatttatgcacaacttgatcaggggtgacatagacagccctgatctgttgagccgcataaacttcacgattcctattagactgactagaaattttataccgttgttccactttatagatcgaattattccttgcatgaaccgtttagggtcttatgctcggattatagttccctctaccatattatatccaccactaattctcttcctcttattaaattattaatccttacacacctttctattaattagtaactgcagtggtatttgtattttgattgcatgcttagtttcttagtaagtttagtgctaattttcctcgaatgttagtctaatagctatctttcttgcatgttcgcgtttggttcgactacgcaccgcgcgtcatgcggcagcgcccctcggtcggttgggcgggcggagggctgcgttttgcctgggatccgcgcgtaacagccttctgctggtgtcacacgggccacttgacggtgcagagctgcatcgcctcttgaaagatgcagtcattgcatgtcaacgtccaattaAACTAtccggggctgcttattttcggtactctccctaggaATGTCCGGTATTTCGCTACGCTATGTAGGTAGATCGTTCGCCATCCGTAACCTGCGACCCGTCTGGTGGCCTCAGCTAAGCCCCCAACCTCAccagctcatcagaccagagtAGTAGATTTGTAAAAATATAGGAGATTTGTTTGGCATTGGCAGCAATGTGATAAACTTGGCCTTTGATTTTGTACGTGGAATTAAATTGTTGACCGTTTGCAGCAATATTGTTAACTATATCTGTTGCTCCAAATAATGTCATTCTGTAATGTATAAGTGTATAAGAGCTTATAAAGCTAGCATGTGTAGCGTGTATTCTGACAGAGtgatcaatttttgttttcgtcATCTACAATTTATAATACGCTTAAATATGTACACAGTTAATTTTTAGGTTGTAATACTTtctttttccgtttttttttctagagAGCAGCAATTACTGaatatatttgaaattatTATAACCACACTTGAAGGAAAACTAAAACGTATTGATAACTTGGATAAAACAGTGGAACTTATGATGAATCACATGGATACATTGGATAATAGAGTGACTGATAACATTGGAAAAAGTGAATTGATTATATCAAAGCTTCATAGGTTAGAGGCCCACCTTATTCATGATGTTCCTGAAATACAAGTTGCACGTTCGGATAAtgacaaagaaaaacaaaaacctcTAAATTCTTCAAGCAATATCCTTGAGAATCAATTAGAACAGTTGGACCAAAAAGTTACTAATATTGATATCAAACTAGAGGTTCTAAAATCACAAATAGATAATAACTTTTTACAAGCTGAAGATTTTAACGCCGAGGCTAGTGAGAAAAAGCCTATATCTATGAATGTAATTGATATAACAAAGGCTTTAAACCCAGAAACGATGACTCAAGTGTCCGAAGAATTAAGTGAGCTTCGTGATTCAACAGATAGTATTGACAAGAAGTTGCAATTTCACATTAATATTGTGTCAGAAAATATTGGGCGAATGATTCGAATGATCCACGATATTCACTATGCGGTGGTTGATCATCACGAGCAAGTAAATGCATTCAATATCACCACAACTTCACCACCACCCATCAAATCAAGCAAAATTGATGCTCTTGTTAAGCAAATACGACCTATGGTTTCAGTATCTGAAAAAATGGACGAAGTTTGGGACGTCGTGGTAGGCACAAAATCTACAGTTGACCATCTTTTACCAAAGTCTGATGCTCTTTTGACACAAACACAACGCCAGGAACGGGCCATTGATGAAATTCACCAAgatctaaaaacaaaaactaatttaattATCAACAACTTAGATATGGTTGAAAAGCGTTTAAAAAAACAAGAGAATGATGTGCAATTACTGGCAACGCGTCCAGGTCCCACAGAACTTTTAATGGACCCAACCATCGATCGTTTGGTGGAATATGACTCAAGCaagtaatttaatttattttcttttttaaggAATTATTTTCTcactttttaattttttgaagATATTCAATAATAGAAGACAATTTTACAGAGGTTAAGACGCCATTGCCTCCAATATTGTCTTCTATACCAATATCTGAAACCACATCCCCATCACCTTCCCAATCACAAAAAACTACTTCTACTGGAGATGTAATAACAAGTGATGTGCCGATATTGTCAACGACCACCAACACAAGCAATATTATCGGTGGAACACTTTCCGCTTCTACAGCCTCTTACAGCCCAGTTACTACTAAATCAACCATTCGAAAAGGTGGCATTATATTTCCCAGCGTTAAAAATAAGCCAGCTGTTATAAATAACACATTTACCAATGACATCTTAACACTTAAGGATATCAGAGTAAGTAAAAAAATGGTTCATGTTAAGATAAAGTACGTTAGTCAATTAAGTACGAGAATTTTCTTTTCGTTAGCTTTTCAAAGGTCCTTTTCAGCTGCAAAGGTCCTTCCGTCAGAATATTAAATCGTAAATTTTGAAAACATGCAACGATCTAGTGATCAACAACCCGGAAGAAAACCTGTGTAAAGTTTCTAATCAATAATACGAGGACCAGCTGATAAATAGTCGGAGCTACCAAAAGAACAGTGTTGTTTGACTGATGTGAAAGTTTCAGgcggtttttcttttttctgttttcaacAAAGAAATTATGGGAATATGTTTATGAGGAATCAGCTCCATCGACTTTAACCATTAATACTAAATACTAGACTGCGGAATTTAGGCGCGGGGCACAAGTCAGATAGGTGACAACACCTTTAAATCTGTGAGTGTTAGATGGTAATCTTAATCAAACCAAAAGGTATAAAGTTTTTTAACCGATTTTATACTATTCggtgtttattttttagaGGATATCAATTATTTTACCATGATTTTTGGTTATGAGTGAGGACTGTATAATTTGTAATAGgttttatttcatatatttagTCATAATAATATCGGCggttatatatatatcaaaaGCGGGGGTTGATTTGCGGCGGTACAGCGATGTGCGGGAAGTTGGTTGTGAGTCTAATTAACTACTACCTTCAACTCCACAAAataagtcgagcaaaagggaattgaaagataaTGCGTTGCGACGGTCCAATGCAAAAACGGTACACATCGATTtatgcgtgtgcagctgcgggctttgtgtgtatgtgtgaaaCCCTAACAGTGAATGAGCAGTTATTGAATTagttattatacccgatactcaaaatgagtattggggtatattagatttgtggtaaaagtggatgtgtgtaacgtccagaaggaatcgtttccgaccccataaagtatatatattcttgatcagcatcaatagccgagtcgattgagccatgtctgtctgtccgtctgtccgtccgtccgtctgtccgtctgtccgtccccttcagcgcctaatgctcaaagactataagagctagagcaacgatgttttggatccagacttctgtgatatgtcactgctacaaaaatatttcaaaactttgccccgcccacttccgcccccacaaagggcgaaaatctgtggcatccacaattttaaagatacgagaaaacaaaaaacgcagaatcgtagagataTAGATAGAATCGTTCAAATATATTAAAGGTTTATTGTAGGTTTGTGGTCGGAGCTACGCTGATTCCATCAACGCGGCCCGGCTGCAGTAGATCAAACGCAAGATCCATAAAAGATTAATCAGAGCGCAAGGTTTAGCGGGAAGACCGCTTATGGAGAGagataacgagggggaacgttgtgagttgctgcggacaccgcaactctacagttatacccgatacttagtcagtatggctctcctccggcagacgccgctaatattaagcgacaccacaaagagtgcgtgcaagagagacagaaaatcagtctgagcgtgacgtcggtcgctgcgtagccactgcaaattaatttcttgcttttggctacaaaaatgatccgatctgatccagattcagcaagctgatagatatggtcgctatctatgattctgcgtttttctcgaatctgcaatattgtggatgcaacagattttcgtcctttgtgggggcggaagggggtgcggcgaaattttgagatatacgttttatagtgagatctaacaggagtgcggatactaaatttggttactctagctttaatagtctctgagatttgtgaatatccccagatttgcatcctttgcgggggcggaagggagtgtggcgaaattttgaagcaaactcgtctcggtccgatatattaggagtgtggataccaaatttggttgctctagcttttatagtctctgagatctaggcgctaatgttttactctaagcaaagccgcctatgctacgtgtgtgttagagagagacagggcgagaaaaaatgaaattgttttcttgatgctggcgataataataatacgatccaattcagattctgcagtctaaaagatatggtcattctctacgattctgcgtttttggttttctcgtatctttaaaaaagtagatgccacagatcttcgtcctttgtgggggcggaagtgggcggggcaaagttttgaaatatttttgtagcagtgacatatcacagaagtctggatccaaaacatcgtttctctagctcttatagtcctTGAGCACTAGgtgctgaaggggacggacagacggacagacagacagggctcaatcgactcggctattgatgctgatcaagaatatatatactttatggggtcggaaacgattccttctggacgttacacacatccacttttaccacaaatctaatataccccaatactcattttgagtatcgggtataaaaacaggcaatagcaaaaacaaacactgaTGCTCGATGGCACTTGCTTAAAACAATTCTGCGTTGCTCTGCTTcgaatatttatatttgcgCAAGCATGCCCATACCATTTTTTGCAATGGTAGAAGATTTTCAGAAAACATTAATTGAGTAAGGAGCCAAGAAAAGGATAGAGCTAAAAGGAAATGTTAttaatcaatttgcattttaaccaaaggtatatatatatattcaaaagtttttttcCGTTTGTTTGAGTAGACAGCgcctccgccagagggcgcacacatTGCACGATACGAGTGTGTGTAGAAGGCCGTTACGTAGCCACAGCAGTTTAATTTGTTCCTTTCTATAATATTAATCCGATCTTATTTCATTTTGGCAATCTGGtcatggtcattctctataatTCCGCGTTTTTAGCTTTCTCGCACCTTCAAAATCGTAGATGTAACAGATTTTCGTACTCTAAAAAGCTTCGACGGTAAACAACACTAGAGCGAGAGCTTTTGTGAACAGTGCCGTGCTGTTTTTTTAGGATAACGGGAGCTAGACGATTATGGATTAGTGGCCATCCATTTAATAGATGCAAAAATTGGGATTCCATGAGCAGGGATATAAGACCACAACAAGCGGTAagggtttcttcgggagtaccacagggcagccatctaggccccttactcttcacactctttattaatgacttgccttcggtattaacatactctcgagtacttatgtatgcgggtgatgttaaactctgtgtccagtataaggacatttcatttcattctcgcttgcaatccgatctcaataactttcaatcatggtgttgtgcaaacttacaccttaatgcctcgaaatgcaaagttataacatttcatcgttctagccccttgttggctccctatacccaatttggtggttctcttgagagaattaccctggtggatgatctgggtgttatgttagaccccaag is a window of Drosophila pseudoobscura strain MV-25-SWS-2005 chromosome 3, UCI_Dpse_MV25, whole genome shotgun sequence DNA encoding:
- the LOC26532507 gene encoding uncharacterized protein isoform X2; the encoded protein is MIRFAVMVAFLVYTRRYKFISRAALPVTILCIGIIMHLDMLPGALAVSNSASGAARPLTGNGNANPRLPRTSASQLNSGNGATTSFKLATKSLNTTRNGNLRTREQQLLNIFEIIITTLEGKLKRIDNLDKTVELMMNHMDTLDNRVTDNIGKSELIISKLHRLEAHLIHDVPEIQVARSDNDKEKQKPLNSSSNILENQLEQLDQKVTNIDIKLEVLKSQIDNNFLQAEDFNAEASEKKPISMNVIDITKALNPETMTQVSEELSELRDSTDSIDKKLQFHINIVSENIGRMIRMIHDIHYAVVDHHEQVNAFNITTTSPPPIKSSKIDALVKQIRPMVSVSEKMDEVWDVVVGTKSTVDHLLPKSDALLTQTQRQERAIDEIHQDLKTKTNLIINNLDMVEKRLKKQENDVQLLATRPGPTELLMDPTIDRLVEYDSSKYSIIEDNFTEVKTPLPPILSSIPISETTSPSPSQSQKTTSTGDVITSDVPILSTTTNTSNIIGGTLSASTASYSPVTTKSTIRKGGIIFPSVKNKPAVINNTFTNDILTLKDIRVCSVFSL
- the LOC26532507 gene encoding angiopoietin-related protein 1 isoform X1, producing MIRFAVMVAFLVYTRRYKFISRAALPVTILCIGIIMHLDMLPGALAVSNSASGAARPLTGNGNANPRLPRTSASQLNSGNGATTSFKLATKSLNTTRNGNLRTREQQLLNIFEIIITTLEGKLKRIDNLDKTVELMMNHMDTLDNRVTDNIGKSELIISKLHRLEAHLIHDVPEIQVARSDNDKEKQKPLNSSSNILENQLEQLDQKVTNIDIKLEVLKSQIDNNFLQAEDFNAEASEKKPISMNVIDITKALNPETMTQVSEELSELRDSTDSIDKKLQFHINIVSENIGRMIRMIHDIHYAVVDHHEQVNAFNITTTSPPPIKSSKIDALVKQIRPMVSVSEKMDEVWDVVVGTKSTVDHLLPKSDALLTQTQRQERAIDEIHQDLKTKTNLIINNLDMVEKRLKKQENDVQLLATRPGPTELLMDPTIDRLVEYDSSKYSIIEDNFTEVKTPLPPILSSIPISETTSPSPSQSQKTTSTGDVITSDVPILSTTTNTSNIIGGTLSASTASYSPVTTKSTIRKGGIIFPSVKNKPAVINNTFTNDILTLKDIRGFSCVDLLNAGMKNSGVFYLQIRGTTYWFLKVYCEQDISDGGWTVIQRRDDFGEPRENFNRDWADYKNGFGEPAKEFWLGNENIYMLTNNEEYTLRVELEDFEGNKRYAQYSHFKIHSEADYYKLEIDGYEGNAGDSLNDPWYGSNNSPFSTYNKDNDRSSLNCASMLKGGWWWKSCGRGLNGLYLHDPQDLTARQGIVWFRWRGWDYTLKKATMMIRPRAPQPQSMLVTSV
- the LOC26532507 gene encoding uncharacterized protein isoform X3; protein product: MIRFAVMVAFLVYTRRYKFISRAALPVTILCIGIIMHLDMLPGALAVSNSASGAARPLTGNGNANPRLPRTSASQLNSGNGATTSFKLATKSLNTTRNGNLRTREQQLLNIFEIIITTLEGKLKRIDNLDKTVELMMNHMDTLDNRVTDNIGKSELIISKLHRLEAHLIHDVPEIQVARSDNDKEKQKPLNSSSNILENQLEQLDQKVTNIDIKLEVLKSQIDNNFLQAEDFNAEASEKKPISMNVIDITKALNPETMTQVSEELSELRDSTDSIDKKLQFHINIVSENIGRMIRMIHDIHYAVVDHHEQVNAFNITTTSPPPIKSSKIDALVKQIRPMVSVSEKMDEVWDVVVGTKSTVDHLLPKSDALLTQTQRQERAIDEIHQDLKTKTNLIINNLDMVEKRLKKQENDVQLLATRPGPTELLMDPTIDRLVEYDSNIQ